From a region of the Helianthus annuus cultivar XRQ/B chromosome 5, HanXRQr2.0-SUNRISE, whole genome shotgun sequence genome:
- the LOC110943758 gene encoding uncharacterized protein LOC110943758, with protein sequence MAEIKYHLRINSFWKEYTSWTYHRDTTPIAQVNDVAPQDGMVNVIEDIRGERMEEDTYLNQENSNGDSSGVVDDFEDLIKEAETELYPGCTKFSSIDFLAKLLNIKDTYHFQNEGVDRLLSLLRESMPEGNKIPPSYYVAKKTFKKIGLAYEMIDVCTNDCALFWKENESLQNCPVCNESRWVDKDTKGTKVARKVLRYFPLTPRLRRLYCSRHTAKDMIWHSTGRSEDGTMRHPVDGSAWQDFDKKYPNFAMEPRNVRLGLAADGFNPYNNGSGSSTHSTWPVILTTYNLPPWLCMRESTFMLTLLIPGPKSPGKDMDVFLRPLVDELKQLWQTGVRTKDAATNTYFTMKAALLWTINDFPARSSLSGWSGQGYMACPTCNQDTPSIRVTGKCAYVGHRRFLDANHPWRTSLDFNGRPETRDPPRQFSPADIEAQLGRLINRLPGKHPDFGDGFGSNISKRVTDNNANITGLKSHDCHILMQRLIPIGVRGLLTKDTSTPIVDLCMFFKQLCSRTLSVDDMKKAKDDIVTILCKLEMIYPPAFFDIMVHLLVHLPDEAIAGGQVAFRWMYPFERYMKKLKNYVKNPARPEGCIAECYVFEEALTFCSMYFKDVQTKFNRPDRNDDVVVEKRKLWVFESKCRYVGARKEKYLSFIEKSKMEWFVLKNCAEVREYMK encoded by the exons ATGGCAGAAATAAAATACCATTTGCGTATTAACAGTTTTTGGAAGGAATACACTTCGTGGACCTATCACAGGGACACGACTCCAATTGCACAAGTAAACGATGTTGCGCCACAAGACGGTATGGTAAACGTCATTGAAGACATTAGGGGGGAGCGTATGGAAGAAGATACATACCTTAACCAAGAGAACTCGAATGGAGATAGTAGCggtgttgttgatgattttgaAGATCTGATAAAGGAAGCTGAAACAGAATTATATCCTGGTTGTACTAAGTTTTCTTCTATCGACTTTTTAGCAAAGCTTTTGAATATAAAGGATACGTACCATTTTCAAAATGAAGGAGTAGATCGACTCCTCTCGTTGTTGCGAGAGTCAATGCCAGAAGGCAACAAGATTCCCCCTTCGTATTATGTAGCTAAGAAGACATTTAAGAAGATTGGTTTGGCATATGAGATGATAGATGTGTGCACAAATGATTGTGCTCTCTTTTGGAAAGAAAACGAGTCCTTGCAAAATTGTCCCGTTTGTAATGAGAGTCGATGGGTCGATAAAGACACAAAAGGCACGAAGGTGGCTCGTAAGGTGCTACGATACTTTCCTTTGACGCCTAGACTACGACGTTTGTATTGTTCAAGGCACACCGCGAAAGATATGATATGGCATAGTACCGGACGATCGGAAGATGGGACTATGCGTCATCCAGTTGATGGATCTGCATGGCAAGACTTTGATAAAAAGTACCCAAACTTCGCGATGGAGCCACGAAATGTTCGCTTAGGGCTTGCAGCTGACGGTTTTAATCCCTATAACAACGGTAGTGGATCCTCGACTCATAGCACGTGGCCGGTTATACTCACCACATATAATCTGCCTCCCTGGCTATGCATGCGAGAGTCCACATTCATGTTGACCTTGTTGATTCCTGGCCCTAAATCACCGGGGAAAGACATGGACGTTTTCCTTAGACCGTTAGTGGATGAGCTTAAGCAATTGTGGCAGACAGGTGTACGTACTAAAGACGCAGCAACAAACACATACTTCACAATGAAGGCGGCGTTGTTATGGACCATAAATGACTTTCCAGCCCGTAGTAGCCTATCAGGTTGGAGCGGACAAGGCTACATGGCATGCCCAACTTGTAACCAAGACACTCCTTCAATACGTGTAACTGGTAAATGTGCTTATGTTGGTCATCGCCGGTTCTTAGATGCCAACCATCCTTGGAGAACAAGTCTCGACTTTAACGGGAGACCCGAGACACGAGACCCTCCGAGACAGTTTAGCCCAGCTGACATAGAAGCTCAACTAGGTCGTTTAATTAATCGTCTACCAGGCAAGCATCCAGATTTTGGAG ATGGGTTTGGATCTAATATCAGTAAGAGGGTGACAGATAACAATGCTAACATTACCGGGTTGAAATCTCATgactgtcatatcctcatgcaaCGTTTGATACCGATTGGGGTTAGAGGGCTTTTGACTAAAGATACATCTACACCAATAGTAGACCTTTGTATGTTCTTTAAGCAACTTTGCTCTAGAACACTATCGGTGGATGATATGAAGAAAGCAAAGGATGACATTGTTACCATCTTATGCAAGTTAGAGATGATCTATCCACCTGCGTTTTTTGACATTATGGTTCATTTACTTGTGCATTTACCTGATGAAGCGATTGCGGGAGGTCAAGTAGCTTTTAGATGGATGTATCCATTTGAAAGGTACATGAAAAAACTAAAGAACTATGTTAAAAACCCGGCAAGGCCTGAAGGTTGTATAGCTGAATGTTATGTGTTTGAAGAAGCTCTAACATTTTGTTCAATGTACTTTAAAGATGTTCAGACTAAGTTCAATCGCCCAGATAGAAACGATGATGTCGTTGTTGAAAAAAGAAAGTTATGGGTGTTTGAGTCCAAATGTCGTTATGTTGGCGCAAGAAAGGAGAAATATCTATCATTCATCGAAAAAAGCAAGATGGAATGGTTTGTCCTCAAAAACTGCGCAGAAGTTAGGGAGTACATGAAGTGA
- the LOC110939273 gene encoding glutathione S-transferase T3-like: protein MSQLQQVQQYQALQQIMERNTFEQLQSQSQPPVQVEDDDEEVVPESPPQELTRKKKKGKGKMVEPETAQKPRAKGRQWTKVEEEALAMAYTKASNCPIVGNNQTGSSFWKKATDRFNAIMEHGEARDVESVSGKWRKMSKVINNFNAIYNQIYLNPPSGSNEQDILNLAIAKWDSQNPTPFPHFRAWNVVRKEQKWKPVPNEVATAKRTKTSESGSYSAGGSTARCQIDINDDPEDDEDALPIHESERPTGRDKAKKEAAGKRKVSG, encoded by the exons ATGTCTCAACTACAACAAGTTCAACAATATCAAGCGCTCCAACAAATCATGGAACGCAACACGTTTGAACAACTCCAATCCCAATCGCAACCCCCGGTTcaagttgaagatgatgatgaagaagtcgtCCCCGAATCACCACCGCAAGAGCTCACGCGCAAAAAAAAGAAGGGGAAGGGAAAGATGGTTGAACCCGAAACCGCGCAAAAACCGAGAGCAAAGGGGAGGCAATGGACGAAAGTAGAAGAGGAGGCGCTAGCTATGGCGTATACTAAGGCCTCTAATTGCCCGATAGtcg gaaacaaccaaaCGGGTAGTAGTTTTTGGAAGAAGGCAACGGATAGGTTTAACGCGATTATGGAGCATGGGGAGGCTCGTGATGTCGAATCCGTCTCGGGCAAGTGGCGTAAAATGAGCAAAGTCATCAACAACTTTAACGCGATTTATAACCAAATTTACCTTAATCCTCCAAGCGGGAGTAACGAGCAAGATATTCTTAACCTTGCTATCGCCAAGTGGGACTCCCAAAATCCAACGCCTTTCCCGCACTTCCGAGCATGGAACGTTGTAAGGAAAGAACAAAAATGGAAGCCGGTTCCAAATGAGGTCGCAACGGCCAAACGCACTAAAACTTCCGAGTCCGGAAGCTATAGTGCGGGAGGCTCCACCGCTCGATGTCAAATTGACATAAACGACGACCCGGAAGATGACGAGGATGCGTTGCCCATTCACGAGTCGGAACGTCCCACCGGGAGGGACAAAGCAAAAAAAGAAGCGGCCGGAAAGCGAAAAGTGTCCGGCTAG